AgctccccacatgctttcttttccgaAAAGCAATTTGTAgtcctgcctggcctaagtggataGGGTGTGTCACATTCTccagcaaactacctgttcactgtaggagaaatgcaggccccaaattatattgataagaggaacccaagttatcCTGAAGGGaagacttttgtgaccagatcctgaaactcggGGAGATAAGAATAGTtcttcctaaccataaaatctgtcaGAATGTATGTTTCAGAATCCAATATGAACCATTCAGCGTGGGCCAGGGTGACCTAAAATTGCCATGGCAGTGGatacttgaaagtctgatgtcaccctgatatcagtcaaaagtcaagtgGACTTGGGTaagactctctggaaacttctctgggatccccaataaaatgtGCAGGAGAGGCAtgttgtccctctcctctctgagaggacccactctgtCCCTTGGGAGTGTCCCTTTCTTTTCCTACCTCTTTAACAAACTCATTTCTGTTACTCCTGAAGTCTTTCTGACTTGATCTAACgaatcagggtttgaagagggggtcttcctcagtttctcagaaggccccagCTCCATAACATCCATTCCATTTCATATTCTCTTTTACTTCATGGTACATATCACCCTTTGACTGTTatacatttctttgtttattttcatttatccatCAACTGGAATGTAGTCCTATGGAGACAGACTTTTTTCTACTCTGTTTACTGCTGTATTCTTAACATGTCGTATGTCAGTATGAAAAGTGTTGTGgcttttccccctccttttctcccttattGTGGGAAATGATGTGCACAAATATTCTTAACAGAGTCTTAACCAAAGGTTAGCTTTGCTTTCACAACTGTAAGTATGAATCTTGGTGATGGGATTATATAATTGCATTgagtctctctctccccctctttcaaGATTAACTCTTTTTTGTTATCTTACCCATATTCTGTGTCCCCAGACCTAAAAGCTGATCACTATCTTCTCCATATATAATTAGATTTTAACCCCAAATCCTGTCTctcttaaaatgaatttatattcctACTCTGAGAGCTCAAACTATCCTTATAGcctttcctcctcactcccatGTCCTTGCTTTCACCAAAATTTTGAGGCTTTGGCAATCTATCTTGTTACTCAGGAAAGCCACATAAGGCACAATCTAGGACTAGGGGTGCAGCATGCTGGGGGTAGTGCCTTCTAGcaatggaggagaaaaaaaaaaagctaaggcaCAAGCAAAGGCAGGAAGTATTTCCTGGGGACTAAGCTTtggaatttttttggtttttgttttttcagtgaaGGTATGTGGATTTTGCACAATAACTAGGAAATAAGttatgtttttagtttgataGGCAGAGAGGAAGTGTATCATGCCTGAAGATAGATAattatctaagaaaaaaatgagcaaaagcaaGAGGATGGATATAGGCCACTGTTGCAGGATGTTTAACagttttatacctttatttcagAACTTCATCTTCTGTTCTTATGTGGCTGCTTTTTTTTAAGTGtactttaaagtaaaaaaaaaaaaatgaagacctaTGCTATATTGGGTACTCTGAAAATGAAGCTAATTTTATATTTAGCGTTGGAAACATTTCTGGGGAAAGATGGGTGTATTATTCTAACAGTGTTTTATGTCTTGATTACGAGCAATAAATTCTTATTGACTCTATTTACCTAAAATACCAAACTTAAGAGGCATTTTTACAAATTACTTCAATTACAATCAAGATACCCAGGGAGGCCAGGTACACAGcggcaagcctgtaatcccagcagctggatagactgaggcaggaggatcacaacttcaaaggcAACTTCAGCAAGTgaaactatctctaaataaaacaaaatagggctggggatgtggctcagtggttgagtgccctgaattAAATCCCCTGGACCCACCCCTCAAAAAAGGTATCCCAAAGTTCACAAGTGATGGAACTCATCCAACAATTGCTATATACTTTTACATCAGTTTCTGAACCAAGAAAAAATGATTATATCCTAGAACTGCCCCAGTGTAACTGCTTACAAGCACTGCTTAACACCCTCCCCCTTTACTCGAGTAAACCAACATTGGTCTATGACCAGTAAGCATCAAAAACTATTCACGCTGGAAAAGGCATCTGTGTGTAAAACACGCACACACTATCAACTACGGTTCCACGGGGCCCTTCTACCCTTGTCGTGCAGATGCAGGTGAATGGGGTAATGGTGTAAGCAACAGCGGAAAAACAGCTTCTTTCACTGAAAGGTGGGATGGCTCTGAAAAGAGCCTTTGGAAGCCAGCGCGTCCCCGGCGGGGACTCACTTGGAGCTGGTGTACTTGGTGACCGCCTTGGTGCCCTCGGACACGGCGTGCTTGGCCAGCTCCCCGGGCAGCAGCAGGCGCACGGCCGTCTGGATCTCCCGCGACGTGATGGTCGAGCGCTTGTTGTAGTGCGCCAGGCGGGACGCTTCGCCGGCGATGCGCTCGAAGATGTCGTTGACGAACGAGTTCATGATGCCCATGGCCTTGGACGAGATGCCCGTGTCGGGGTGCACCTGCTTCAGCACCTTGTACACGTAGATGGAGTAGCTCTCCTTGCGGCTGCGCTTGCGCTTCTTGCCGTCCTTCTTCTGGGCCTTGGTGACGGCTTTCTTGGAGCCCTTCTTGGGGGCAGGAGCGGACTTGGCCGGCTCCGGCATGGCGAGAAGCCAGAGGCAAGAAGCGCGGGCAGCTGGAGACCGGGAAGGCTATCGCTACAGGAGAAGCGCAGCGCAGGAGAAGCGCAGGGGCGCACCGGAAACGACCGCGTACTTATAGCGGCCGTACGCAAATTAAGGTCGCGATCGCGCCACGCTGTGATTCGCGGGTTTTCGGCGGCGCGGAGGAGAGGGAGACGAGATTATGTAAATGAACGGATTCTGACTGAGCTCTCCTATTGGTCATGGGGCAAAACTGTGCTTTGGCCAATGAGAGCACACCACCGACAATCGCCGTTCTGCCTATAAAAGGGTGAAGCGGCGCCGTTTGCCGCGACTTCCCGGGTGTTCAGGCGGGAGCTGGTCGTGTTGACTGTCGCTGTCATGTCCGGCCGTGGCAAGCAGGGAGGCAAGGCCCGCGCCAAGGCCAAGTCGCGCTCGTCGCGCGCTGGCCTCCAGTTCCCGGTGGGCCGGGTGCACCGCCTGCTGCGCAAGGGCAACTACGCCGAGCGGGTGGGGGCCGGCGCGCCCGTCTACATGGCGGCGGTGCTCGAGTACCTGACGGCCGAGATCCTGGA
This genomic interval from Urocitellus parryii isolate mUroPar1 chromosome 11, mUroPar1.hap1, whole genome shotgun sequence contains the following:
- the LOC113178564 gene encoding histone H2B type 2-E codes for the protein MPEPAKSAPAPKKGSKKAVTKAQKKDGKKRKRSRKESYSIYVYKVLKQVHPDTGISSKAMGIMNSFVNDIFERIAGEASRLAHYNKRSTITSREIQTAVRLLLPGELAKHAVSEGTKAVTKYTSSK